From the genome of Epinephelus lanceolatus isolate andai-2023 chromosome 23, ASM4190304v1, whole genome shotgun sequence, one region includes:
- the cdnf gene encoding cerebral dopamine neurotrophic factor, which translates to MSVWSLAFLLFIRGFTFSAGGDCEVCVDFLNRLYGSLTSAHRELTPSLVEEELIQACAVAQGKEARLCYYLGASSDAATRVTASVSRPLASHVPVEKICQRLSSRDTQICQLRYEPHLKDLSSDGLKKLRVLELRNILASWGEECRGCLEKHEFVSLIQEKAPLHSHSMEL; encoded by the exons ATGTCGGTGTGGTCGCTCGCCTTTCTGTTGTTTATCAGAGGGTTTACTTTTTCTGCAGGAGGCGACTGTGAAG tgtgtgtggacTTTCTCAACAGACTGTATGGCAGTCTGACCTCAGCTCACAGGGAACTCACCCCCTCTttggtggaggaggagctgatCCAGGCCTGCGCTGTCGCCCAGGGGAAGGAAGCGAGGCtg TGTTACTATCTAGGAGCCAGCAGTGATGCCGCGACCCGCGTCACAGCATCAGTGTCTCGACCTCTGGCCTCCCACGTTCCTGTTGAGAAGATCTGCCAACGcctcagcagcagagacacacagatcTGTCAGCTCAGATATG AGCCTCATCTGAAGGATCTGAGCAGTGACGGGCTCAAAAAGCTGAGAGTCTTGGAGCTGAGGAACATTTTAGCCTCATGGGGAGAAGAGTGTCGAGGGTGTTTGGAGAAACATGAGTTTGTCAGCCTCATTCAGGAGAAAGCACCGCTGCACAGTCACAGTATGGAACTATGA